One Candidatus Krumholzibacteriia bacterium genomic window carries:
- a CDS encoding DUF547 domain-containing protein: MKPILLAAMLSLLAPAAARADLYQPYAAVLRTHVDEHGLVDYAGLKADRAGLDEFAGTIADLDPALYESWAEPERLAFWINAYNALTLRLIVDHYPIQSLAGREKYPARSIQQIPNPWSRPRYRVMGQERSLDDIEHNVIRKEFHEPRIHMALVCAAMSCPPLRREPFSGAELDAQLDDQSRRFFSDLRNLQIDREKNEVYASQILEWFADDFAPGVVKEHGQLVARRTAVVNAAGPHVPADARAYLEAGDFLLKYFDYDWTLNEQSK, from the coding sequence ATGAAGCCGATACTTCTGGCGGCGATGCTGAGTCTGCTGGCGCCCGCCGCCGCGCGGGCCGACCTGTACCAGCCATACGCCGCCGTTCTGCGGACCCACGTGGACGAACATGGCCTGGTGGACTATGCCGGGCTCAAGGCCGACCGCGCCGGCCTCGACGAATTCGCCGGGACCATCGCCGATCTGGACCCGGCGCTGTACGAGAGCTGGGCCGAGCCCGAGCGGCTGGCCTTCTGGATCAACGCCTACAACGCGCTGACCCTGCGGCTGATCGTGGATCACTATCCCATTCAGTCGCTCGCGGGCCGGGAGAAGTACCCCGCGCGCAGCATCCAGCAGATTCCCAATCCATGGTCGCGGCCCCGCTACCGGGTGATGGGGCAGGAGCGATCGCTGGATGACATCGAACACAACGTGATCCGCAAGGAGTTTCATGAGCCGCGCATCCACATGGCGCTGGTTTGCGCGGCCATGTCGTGTCCACCGCTGCGCCGCGAGCCCTTCAGTGGCGCTGAACTGGACGCGCAGCTCGACGACCAGTCGCGCCGTTTCTTTTCGGACCTGAGAAACCTGCAGATCGACCGCGAGAAGAACGAGGTGTACGCGTCCCAGATTCTGGAGTGGTTCGCGGATGACTTCGCCCCGGGCGTCGTGAAGGAACACGGACAGCTGGTGGCCAGGCGCACGGCGGTGGTCAACGCGGCGGGCCCGCACGTGCCTGCCGATGCCCGCGCGTACCTCGAGGCGGGCGATTTTCTCCTGAAGTATTTCGACTATGACTGGACGCTCAACGAGCAGTCGAAGTGA
- a CDS encoding glycosyltransferase family 2 protein: protein MAERTRVAIVMPARNEAASVGLVLDQIPGDMVAQVIVVDNGSSDGTAEVARAHGASVVSEPEPGYGAACLAGIARVDETIGVIVVLDADRSDYPADLPLLLAPIESGEADFVIGSRVLGGAEPGALPWNQRWGNWLACRLMRLLYGVTFTDMGPFRAIRRDALLALGMRDRTFGWNVEMQARALIAGLRIREVPVRYRRRVGRSKISGTVSGTIRAGVKIIGTILVYYPAYRRTRRKNAR from the coding sequence ATGGCTGAGCGCACCCGCGTCGCCATCGTCATGCCCGCGCGCAATGAAGCCGCTTCGGTGGGGCTCGTGCTGGATCAGATCCCGGGCGACATGGTCGCCCAGGTGATCGTGGTGGACAACGGCAGCAGCGACGGCACCGCGGAAGTGGCGCGCGCGCACGGCGCCAGCGTGGTGAGCGAGCCCGAGCCGGGGTACGGCGCGGCCTGCCTGGCGGGCATTGCGCGCGTGGACGAAACCATCGGCGTGATCGTGGTGCTGGACGCGGACCGCTCGGATTATCCCGCCGACCTGCCGCTGCTGCTCGCGCCCATCGAGTCCGGCGAGGCGGACTTCGTCATCGGCTCGCGGGTGCTGGGTGGCGCCGAACCGGGCGCTCTGCCGTGGAACCAGCGCTGGGGCAACTGGCTTGCGTGCAGGCTCATGCGCCTGCTGTACGGCGTGACCTTCACCGACATGGGGCCGTTTCGCGCCATTCGCCGCGACGCGCTGCTCGCACTCGGCATGCGCGATCGCACCTTCGGCTGGAACGTGGAAATGCAGGCCCGGGCGCTGATCGCGGGGCTGCGCATCCGCGAGGTCCCGGTGCGATACCGGCGGCGCGTGGGCCGCTCCAAGATATCGGGGACGGTAAGCGGAACGATTCGGGCTGGCGTGAAGATCATCGGGACCATATTGGTGTATTATCCAGCGTATCGACGAACCCGGAGGAAGAACGCGAGATGA